One part of the Rutidosis leptorrhynchoides isolate AG116_Rl617_1_P2 chromosome 1, CSIRO_AGI_Rlap_v1, whole genome shotgun sequence genome encodes these proteins:
- the LOC139881968 gene encoding uncharacterized protein — protein sequence MEDTSVHKIQISGPTLASLIQRVSSSPGDIDGLLFGHVTTTTPSTLSDDPSPSSTVTAISDQPSLIATVTSFFSSSSAATFYSPSGEIDTLTLNNLISTSDHLIGWFSGRRKTHLRPSMRETSVTASLSQTLNKSCIFMLLTTPFHDQLIHTHEYKAFQFRSATDSFEAKTLDVVNLGPAFRGHYGNFTPNSLFPELPFEVKGLNCESMVEDTEDKGKIENEKFGKLCDDRLFKIDRLKNLMGSNASSYTNELEELYNSMIKKLNDLAKVVEQSSSRVLEQENHNMKLRYKVAGLE from the exons ATGGAAGACACGTCCGTACACAAGATTCAAATCTCCGGTCCAACCCTCGCTTCTTTAATCCAACGCGTTTCCTCTTCTCCCGGAGACATCGACGGTCTCCTATTCGGCCACGTCACCACCACCACTCCCTCCACTCTCTCCGACGATCCTTCCCCTTCTTCCACCGTCACCGCCATCTCCGATCAACCATCTCTCATCGCCACCGTCACCTCCTTCTTCTCCTCCTCCAGTGCTGCCACATTCTACTCTCCCTCCGGCGAAATCGACACACTCACACTCAATAACCTAATCTCCACTTCCGATCATCTCATCGGCTGGTTCTCCGGTCGTCGGAAAACTCATCTCCGTCCATCCATGAGAGAAACGTCTGTCACAGCTTCGCTTTCACAAACCCTAAATAAATCTTGTATCTTTATGCTGTTAACGACGCCGTTTCATGATCAATTGATACATACGCATGAATACAAAGCTTTTCAATTTAGGTCTGCAACTGATTCGTTTGAGGCTAAAACGCTAGATGTGGTTAATTTGGGTCCTGCTTTTCGAGGGCATTATGGTAATTTTACTCCCAATTCTTTGTTTCCTGAATTGCCTTTTGAAGTGAAAGGTTTGAATTGTGAGTCTATGGTGGAAGATACTGAAGATAAGGGTAAAATTGAGAATGAGAAATTTGGGAAATTGTGTGATGATAGGTTGTTTAAAATTGATAGATTGAAGAATTTAATGGGGTCAAATGCTTCTAGTTATACTAATGAATTGGAAGAATTGTATAATAGTATGATTAAGAAATTAAATGATTTGGCTAAAGTTGTTGAACAATCTTCTTCTAGGGTTCTTGAGCAg GAAAATCATAATATGAAGTTGAGGTATAAAGTTGCTGGACTTGAGTGA
- the LOC139881979 gene encoding protein trichome birefringence-like 35 yields the protein MIQRWHKKKTQLPFIAIIFFFFILCTIFFNERRFQQIHRKHNDVIGVGVHNDAKKPFSSRSTHFTPVVLDRFSTCNSTVKYNGRKAEWDVPLRQYNKQREKKDSCDVFSGRWVFDNTSYPLYNESDCPYMSDQLACHKHGRPDLDYQFWRWQPHGCNLKRWNATELWDKLRGKRLMFVGDSLNRGQWISMLCLMESVIPADKKSITPNAPLTIFRAEEYNATIEFQWAPLLVESNSDDPVNHRLDERIMRPDSVLRHASEWEHVDILIFNSYLWWRQGPVKLLWGNEENGVCEEADSLEAMELAMHAWANWIKTKVDQLKKKVFFVTMSPTHLWSREWEAGTEGNCYNEKMPIEDERYWGSGSDLDTMRMVDNVVNNLKPRVSVINITQLSEYRKDGHPSIYRKFWESRTAEQMANPSSYSDCIHWCLPGVPDVWNELLFHFL from the exons ATGATTCAGAGATGGCACAAGAAAAAAACCCAACTTCCATTCATAGCAatcattttcttcttcttcattctttGCACAATTTTCTTCAACGAACGCAGATTTCAACAAATTCACCGGAAACATAATGATGTAATTGGTGTTGGTGTTCATAATGATGCTAAGAAACCATTTTCATCCAGATCAACTCATTTTACCCCTG TGGTTTTGGATAGATTCAGTACCTGCAACTCGACAGTGAAGTACAACGGACGTAAAGCGGAATGGGACGTTCCTTTGCGTCAATATAATAAACAACGAGAAAAAAAGGATTCGTGTGATGTGTTTTCAGGCAGATGGGTATTTGACAATACTTCGTATCCGCTTTATAACGAATCTGACTGTCCATACATGTCGGACCAATTGGCTTGTCACAAACATGGAAGACCTGATTTGGACTACCAGTTTTGGAGGTGGCAGCCTCATGGTTGCAATTTAAAGAG ATGGAACGCAACTGAGTTGTGGGATAAGTTGAGGGGGAAGCGTTTGATGTTTGTTGGAGACTCACTGAACAGAGGCCAATGGATATCAATGCTGTGTTTGATGGAGTCGGTAATCCCTGCAGATAAGAAGTCAATTACCCCAAATGCCCCTCTTACCATTTTCCGAGCAGAG GAATACAACGCGACGATAGAATTTCAGTGGGCACCACTTCTAGTTGAATCCAACTCAGATGATCCGGTTAATCACAGATTAGATGAGAGAATAATGCGTCCAGATTCAGTTCTTAGACATGCGTCTGAATGGGAGCATGTCGATATATTGATATTTAATTCTTATTTGTGGTGGAGACAGGGACCTGTAAAGTTGTT ATGGGGCAACGAGGAAAACGGAGTTTGTGAAGAAGCCGACAGCTTAGAAGCCATGGAGTTGGCCATGCATGCATGGGCAAACTGGATAAAAACAAAAGTTGATCAATTGAAAAAGAAAGTCTTTTTTGTTACCATGTCCCCTACTCATCTTTG GAGTCGGGAGTGGGAAGCAGGAACGGAAGGGAATTGTTACAATGAGAAAATGCCAATTGAGGATGAAAGATATTGGGGAAGTGGTTCGGATCTGGATACAATGAGGATGGTGGACAATGTTGTAAATAACCTAAAACCTAGGGTTAGTGTTATCAACATTACTCAGTTGTCAGAGTATCGAAAAGACGGGCACCCGTCAATATATAGGAAGTTTTGGGAGAGTCGAACAGCAGAGCAAATGGCGAACCCATCGAGTTATTCTGATTGCATACATTGGTGCTTGCCTGGTGTTCCTGATGTTTGGAATGaacttctttttcattttctttag